CTTGAGATACGCTTTCACCGGCTTGGGCATCTTCGCCCAGCTGCGGATCTTGTCGAGCGGCTGCCGCCAGCCGTCAAACTCGGCGTAAACCGGTTCACAGCGGGCCAGCACCTCCACGTCGGTCGGCAGGTAGTCGTAGCGCTTCTTGCCGTCGCGATAGGCGATGCAAACTTTGATCGTTTCCAGCGTGTCGAGCCCATCCACGTTCGTCACGGCAAGGTCGTCGATGCCATTGACCATTTGCGCGTGACGCGTGGCAACGGCGTCAAACCAGCCGCAGCGCCGCGCGCGACCGGTCGTCGCGCCGAACTCGCGGCCGAGGCCGTGCAGGAGATCGGTAATTTCGGCATTCTCCGTCGGCAGTGGTCCCTCGCCCACGCGCGTGGTGTAGGCCTTCAGCACGCCCACAACGCGGTCAATCCGGTGCGGCGGCACACCGGACCCCGTGCAAGCCCCGCCCGCCGTGGTGTTCGAGGAAGTGACAAACGGATACGTGCCGTGATCAATGTCGAGGAACGTGCCCTGCGCCCCCTCAAACAGCATCGCCTCGCCGCGTTGCGCGCTGTGATGCAGCAACACGACCGTGTTGGCCACGAACGGTTTCAGGTAATCGCCTGCCTCGCGATAGGCGGCGTGAATTTCCTTGAACGAAAGCGGCTTCGCGCCCAGCGCCTTGAGCACCTCGTTGTTCTCCTTGATCCGCGCCTTGAGCTTCTCCTCGAAGCGCGCGGGATTCACGAGATCGCCCACGCGCAGACCGACGCGCGCCGCCTTGTCGCCATAGGCCGGACCAATGCCGCGCTTGGTGGTGCCGATCTTGTGCTTGCCCTTGAGCATTTCCCGCGCGCCGTCGAGTTCCCGATGATACGGCAGCACAAGATGCGCGGTTTCGCTGAGGAAAAGATTGTCACCGGTGACCTTCACCCCGAGTTTGCGCAATCCTTCGATCTCGGCCACGAGGCTGACCGG
The window above is part of the Verrucomicrobiia bacterium genome. Proteins encoded here:
- a CDS encoding adenylosuccinate synthase, which encodes MANTILVGAQWGDEGKGKIIDVLTDEAQVVVRSQGGNNAGHTVIVKGQKYVLHIIPSGILRKGVKNVIANGVVVDPVSLVAEIEGLRKLGVKVTGDNLFLSETAHLVLPYHRELDGAREMLKGKHKIGTTKRGIGPAYGDKAARVGLRVGDLVNPARFEEKLKARIKENNEVLKALGAKPLSFKEIHAAYREAGDYLKPFVANTVVLLHHSAQRGEAMLFEGAQGTFLDIDHGTYPFVTSSNTTAGGACTGSGVPPHRIDRVVGVLKAYTTRVGEGPLPTENAEITDLLHGLGREFGATTGRARRCGWFDAVATRHAQMVNGIDDLAVTNVDGLDTLETIKVCIAYRDGKKRYDYLPTDVEVLARCEPVYAEFDGWRQPLDKIRSWAKMPKPVKAYLKAIAELTGARLSIVSVGPGREQTMFL